Below is a genomic region from Apostichopus japonicus isolate 1M-3 chromosome 7, ASM3797524v1, whole genome shotgun sequence.
acatttttttgtttctgtttttttatcgTTGTTTTGGAAGAAACAGGAGAGAGAATGATGATTTGGTTTGTGATTTATGCTTACTTttatccttttgttttgttttcttatttttgttgaGATTAGTCAATTTTCAGGTTTggtgttggtatttttattATCTGCCCTTGTAGGCCTTTTCaccatttattttgaaaaaactAAGAAAGAGACTTACCTGGCtgaaaaattgatattttatgtttgCTCTCTATTTAACTTTCTTTCTCCCGCTTTGACTGTTTGCTTTTCGgctttatttaaatattttttctgagatacagtatgtatgcaaCTGTGCAGAATATAAGTAGAGTTAGATATTGGAGAGGCTAGTAAGGTTGGAACCCTATTCTCCCATCTCCATGTACACTACAGGATATCGTCCAGATGCTACCTGTAAAGGGAATGGTGAGGTCTTAAACTGCCTCCTCCCCCCAAACAAAATGAGCTATTCGTACATGCTTATTCCAACATATTTCCCAGCACCATATTGTTCTTCTCAGAGGaacttccccttcccccacacctctccccccaccccacccctatcCCAAATTAAATCTGGGACATTTTTGGGACACTTAGTAATCGGGAACGAAATGTTGGAACCGGGGACTGTCCCCATAAATTGGGGAAGTCTGGTCACCTTACTAAAGAGAGTTTGATTGTAGTCCCTTTCCTTGCCACTAGTTCTTCTTTCAACATCTTGCATTTACTGCACATAATTCAAGGACTATAAAGTGACCGAAAATCTGCTAGATATCCCGCAAAGTTTCAAAACCTTTCAAAATGCATCTTAGCATTTCTTTAACAGGTTTgtattatctttctatatagTGAACGTAAAAAAAATTCCCTTCTGTTATAAACTATTTCCCGCAGAACTTCCTAGACAGTTTTCCTTTGATGTATTTGCTTGATTTTCTTGACATTGGCCGATAAGTCAGAGTTTTGTGTAACAGTGAGAACATAAAATTCACaaccaacataaaaaaaaaaacataacctAAAGGAGACATCAACCCAACTGTCACCATTACTCTGTGTGATATGGTTCTACCACCAGAGCAGTCCACAAACTTTTATCCTCATGACCCACGACCTTACCTTCCTTGACAACTGAGCCATGGCCCATCAGGTCTCACCCCTCAAATTTGATTCTCTACCGTCCTCGTGAATCCATGTGAATTTGTCCAATCATCTATTGTGTTAACAACCATGGTActgacattattttttttatctatttctTCAGGCCCCAGATGACGGGGGACCAGTGCCTGTTCATCAACTCCCCCTCACTCCCGCTCCAAGCCCTCCTGGAATCACCTTACCTGCCCCTCAATGAGCCACATAGGTCTCCTCTCCAGGATAGATGTTGGTCTTGGGAGATTTCTTGCTGATTTACGATGGTGGTGGTTTCCGTGTTCGGTCtactttgaagaagaagaaaaaacacagtCGCTCTTGTTGCAATGTACCTTTCCTGCTACACGTGCATTCATGAAGACAGTGTATTTAATTTACTGTATTACTGAGCTACAAAAGATGTTTAGTACCTTGGGAACATGTTCGTCTTTCAAAACACAGCTGAGTTAAGTAAGGCTCATCTTGTTTATTTTGTTCTGAGATGGAATATGTCATGAGTAGCCATTTGGGACAATATGCCAGTGCtattaccactctatactgtcctcacATGTCATGCTTCCAAGGacctcgtactgacagtatgaacagttctgaAAATTTGTCTAATAGAAATAGgatgttcatactgtcagtacaagttcTTCGAAGCTTGATGTGCAATAAcaacatattaaataaaataagtgAACCCACACCTAACCATGGACCTATAGTACATTTGAGATTGCTGATCTTGCTAGTCTAGGATGCTTGATTTATCTGCTTGAGTATATTTAATTCCAAAGTCAATAATCAggacatttacataatgtttaCTGAATATCCCAAAGCTCACAGAGGTCAACAGTTTATGAATTAAAGTTGTGACCTGTTTATTccagaaaatcaggggacatgATACCCACCAACCCCCCAGCAATGTTGATGTCAACACTAATACCTACACTATGTTTAAAGGAAGGCATTTTGAGGGTCTCATTGGTTCTGGGGTTCTATGTTTCAAGGATGTTGGTCTAATGCCTAAGTTTAGAACACCTTTCAGAAACAAGTATTTGTCCAAGATAATaatccaatttaaaaaaaaaattagaaaactCAAAGGTAACTGGACGTTCTATTATTCATCACTAAGTACGACATAATTCCGTTCATGTATTAGAACCAGCTGTGAAATTATTCAATGATCTGGGTTATCTCTGAGCGATGAAAGAGAATTATGTTTGTAGTTATGAACAATCACAGCTAAGGATCAAGTTGTCTCTATAACCAGTAAATCAAACAGgcaaattgaaatatttcagtGCCTTTTTGCAAACTGAGGCATACTCATACAATACTCATACAATCTGTGTGCATTTCCGTGGACACTTTTAATCCGGGACGGCACATGAAGTCATGGACGACCCCCGGAAATCAGGGTGTCTGGTCACCTTAATATAAAGTAAAAGTTAAGTTAAGTAAATGCATTCATTGACATAGACAGCtaggctgtttttttttttaaatgttttggtttttggggctttggtttttttttaaactaatagTATCAGACACAGTAGGCTGGCATTGAACAGGGAATACTTTATCAGGTATCTCAtagcaaaatgtttaaattgctatacaagtgaaaaaatgtatagcagtttttgtacacagagaaaccatagtattttataggAGATGACAGTTGAGAGGATTCAAAACTGCTACCAAAAAATGTTCAGATTGCTATACAATACACATACAATCTGGGGACATTTCTGTGGACACTTTTAACCCGGGCACAGCTCTTGAAATCCAGCAGTTTCTGTagacaggaaccatagtattttatggGAGATGACAGTTCAGAGGATTCCAAACTGCTGCACAAAATGTTCAGATTGCTATACAATACACATACAATGTGGGGACATTTCTGTGGACACTTTAATCCGGGGACAGCACTTGGAATCCAGGAGGGTTTCTGTAGACAGGAACCATAGTCTTTTATAGGAGATGAAAGTTCAGAGgattcaaaactgctacacaaaatttgaagactaaattattccctgtgtGTATCCATGGCAATAATGATGATCTATGAGATCAGTTCTTCCTTAAAtacttttttgtttcatttttcatattttactaaGATCATAAATAAATTTCATTCTGTGAATAATcatgtcaaaatttgaaaaatacaaaaacttacaaaataaccagaaaatttactttgaatttgtttattttattttttttttcatatctttctataaataataaaatttgttttattcttgaATTATAATGGAGGTTTTAGGGGTTACCTTGCTCAGTGGAAAGTTTTTTCATGGATAGCTACCTTCTTCATGAATTGCCAGTGACATTTTCATATTGGTGAGCTTGAGCTACATTCTGATATAATTTCCGAAAGTCCCAAACGATGATGTGTTTGTTGTCGAGTTAATACTTTGTGAAAACTACAGGGAAGGAGGCCCAGTCAGATTAGTAGAGGCTTTACCCACTTCACCGATCCTGTCATTCACTGAACATAACTTTATCATTTGACACTTAAATGAAATTTAGTCAAAAGATATGAAAAGAGGGCTGGCATAAACAAGGGGAGAAACCAAATATCAACCCTTGTCCCCTCCTCCAATttgttattataaattattaatcTGTTATTAAAATTCATTGTTTTTAcaaattggttaatttgttattacaaattattaatCTGTTGTTAGAAAACATTAGctttatttgttattacaaataatttatttgttattacaaATTATTGACTTGTTTTTAAAAGAATTCTTAACTCGTTATACCAAATTGTTAACTTGTAATCTGAAATAAActtatttcaaattaataatgGCCTAAGTGTAGACAGTAACAGAAAGAAACTAGCGCCCTCTGTCTTCCAGTCTTGCTCAGTATGTTCAACAAAGTATTCtgttatctggattttctttaattatttattaattatttgcaATGAACACATCCAATGTCAAATATAGTAAAGTATTAGTTAATGGCATCTAAACTTGGAAAGGGTGtgaagaaacgtctcatgccggtaatctgacctagtttcgaatgaggtgtaacataagtgttagacaccaccattgatcccagaagatacacacacagcttgctcccgtcggtaattagacactagtgtacagtcaatacatacagctacggtcaatacccacaacacagtgtacatagcagcgtggacatctcaggtctagacaAAGGataaggtatcatgtttcaacactgtctgcattttgtagcgacaagaagaaaacgtcacttgcaagcaacggaaagttaactttttcagagcgcagcaCGCGGGTTgtggcaagtcttcaatgccttttaagCAATATTTTTAATTCCACCATTTTATCTCAATATTCGACTTGTTTTAAAAAATTCTTTACTATTCCAAAATCGCAAAATCATAACTATTTTCCAAAACAAAAAGATTTTCGAagtattttgacaattttactACAATTCTAAACTTCAACTATGTTATATCAAACTTTTCACTATATACTGTCAAGACAGTATTTTTACTTGATATTGAAATATCGACTTTTACATTAAACCTATTCTCTAATATTGGCTTTTTTATATATCGATATTTCGACTTGATCCTGAACAAAATTCATATCAAAGTTTAGCTATTTATCTCTATTCATCTGGGGTCAGTATTTAAATAAACTAATGAGGTAGTGTGAACAGACCGGTATGAATGTTGTAAGAAGGCCGGTGAATTAAAATGCACAAAACCACTCGTTTCAGACACCAACAAATGACTTCGTTAGCTGATATAACAAACAGATAGGACTTTTGCACTTTTAAAACAAACGATTTTTTCGGTACCATTATATAAGTTGGTGATTTCATCCGAAGAAGTAATATCACCCATACCACTATAAacaaaacggcttgccataatCTTGCTAAAAATCAGCTGGCGGGAAGAAGCACACGACCAAATTTCGAATGTGCGCTAGGGACACATTAGCACTGTCTACAGCTCACGAACATTACAACTTACTACACAAGTGTTTTGGCGTGTTGATTACACAGTAAACCACCTCATGCATGGTTTAATGTCGAAAATACCGCGCTTGGTAATAACGTAATATGGATAAAAGGCTTTACGCATTACCGTCAGGTTGGTAGTTATTGGTAATTTTATTTAGAATCACAAACTTTTGAGGGAAAATGTGACGAGTAACAACCGCTTAGCCAAAATAGTAGACCTAGCCAATTTCCACTTTGGCTTAGGCCACCCTAGTATAAACACAACATAACAGTTACGAGGCCTAACTAGTCCTAGCCTAAGCCGAGACCAGGCCTACGAATCGATGAAGTATTAATGTGTATCATATGTGCGAATTAAGATTGAAGTTCGAAAGTTGGCCAAGTCTAATACTAAGCCTAAACTAGCTGTAGTACTATGACTAGTATGACTGTGAGGGAGTTTATATACAATACCCTGAATAgcaactaggcctaggctaaacaCATTCTCTTACTTGTCTTAGTCTTCTGAATCTTACACAACAAATTGCAGGTAGGGCCTAGGCTTGAGTATGGGCCAGCATACTCAAACAAAAAAGATGACTATTAAGTAACATCTAACGTGTGACCCCTAAACTAAGCCTACATTAGGTGTAAACTCTACGCTATAAACAGCTTACTCCAAACTTTTTGCCAAAGTAACTTAAACCACAGTTGAATCAAAACTTACCTTAAGTTAGACATACTTCCCTAGGCCATAGACGTGTGAAATTATggcctataggcctaggctagccttTGTAAGGTTTCTAATTATGATTCTACCCAGGATTTATgtgacttatatatatatatttcttacagaTGCTGCAGGCTAAGTTAACTCCCAACAGGTCAAGAAACATTCATCATCtggattcaaaaaaaaaaaatcgtcctCCATGAATAATTTCTAACTGATGAATATATGAACCACATCCAAGCAGTTTTTTATTTGGAAGCAAAAATGTCAGTACTTCCTCACATTTCCCCATGTCCAAATCTCTCATATATCTGTAAGCCTCTGAGCTGTCTAACTTATACCTGTCCAGTCCTGACTAGGAGACTAGGCTATCAACAGGTTTGTTCCAAACAATTGAATTTGAGAATGTCAGTCAATGTACCTGCAGTACATCATAAGCTTTTCAACTCTTTTCAAAGAAGTTGGAACGATACGAGTGGTGACGGATTGAGCAATGTAGTAGTAAAGACTAGAAGGCAAATTGACTGTCAGAATTGTATACTTTGGAAACACAAGACTAAAGCATGGAGGAGATTTTCATCGAAAGCAACCCCACCAGATTTAGACCTGACAAGCAAGGAGGTATCGATGGAAGAGTGCCTTGTTCCATCAACTTCTGACATTAAAACTTTCCTGAAGAAGAGGAGATATGATCTCAAAGAAGGCTTTGTCTGCTTTGAGATCGATTGCCAGTTTTGTAACTATCTGAAAGACCCTAAACTTAGAAATCCACCGCAGACTGAAGGCAAAAGTGTCTATGTCAACAAAATTTCAGGTATTTTCAGATttgtactttattttatttcattttattttattgttttcttgaaaTCTTTGTATATACACCTAGTAGAGTTTGAAACGTAGACGGCTGTACTGGTCATCCTTCCTTGCCTCCCCAACCTACAAAAAGTAGTTCTATTGAAATACGGTAAGATTTGTAGAAGTGTTTCTTGCTGCAAAGAGCAATATGaaaaccctccccccccccccaccctcacaaTTTTTGTCTCTTTGTCCTTCTAGCATGTTTTATTATGTGAGTCTTATACAACATACTGTACTACTTGAGAAGACTAGGACTTTCTGCTTTATATTTACTCTTTAATCTAATGGGAACCTTATATAAGGCTTCAAAATATTCTTGCCCTGATACGTCCCTTGCAAACCCCCAGCCTTCAGCTCACGAGTAAAGCACCATCGCTCGGCCCATTTTCAGTATTTTCCAAGATAATATTTTTTTGCCCCAGTTACTGATAGTTTCGATATTTAAGTACTGTCAACTTCCCTCCTCAACACCCTAATACAACCCTGGGTCATCCCTGACTGACAGAGCACCTCTCCCGTTCTCACGTTACCCTTACATTACCCATACCTTACCTTGATCTTCATATGTTACCTTCACAGGCCATTCCATGTGTGAATGCGGTCGGATCAAAGGGTCGTGGACCCAGACCAAGGACTCCCTATCAGCACTCAAACAGAGGCGAAGTGCTTACTACGTAAACGTCATTGAAACGGCAATCCGGGCAAACAAGCAGAGCGGGGCGTCCACTGCTGGAATCAATACAACTGGCAGTGCATTGTGGGAGGAAGCTGTGCATCTCTCAGATGTCTCTCGGGGAGTCTACGAACAAGTGCAAGAAAAATTCGATATTCCTGTGAGTGTGCCAGAATATCTGAGAATTTAATGTGTGTGTTTTCCCCAGACAgggcattttttatttttttaaatctcaaatTGCCAAATATGACTTGAAATTAATGATGTTTAGTTTTCATACATTTAACAATCAAATTACAAAGTTTCTTTTTATTCTAGCCATGGATACCCTCGCGATGCCTTGTAGACAGAAATTACtcgtttaaaggtagtcagtttaggccccaaattatagcactcTATTATTGCAAAAAGTtatcaaaaagtactttcctggaggtatttactctccaaattgttttcagaaatgtttAAGGAATACACAAGATACCTGAATGTCctagtgaggaaaatttccttgaaggttgtaatgaaaacagtttaagaattttgaccaaaggtgaccatatttgaatatctagcatatttggggcccaTACAGCACACCTTTAATGTCCATTCTTGCAAAAATCTTCCGAGTCACTATAACTTTTTGTTAGTGGACATTAGTGTAGGTTGTTAACAAAGTTTGAATATATATCTAAGATGTAGCATACCTGGATTATTTCCATAGTACCATAAATAATTCTAATCTAGCAATATCCGAACCAGATAGCAATTTTAACATACATCATTCGATTTACTGAACTTGTAGTATTGTATGGTTTCTATAGTTCCATTTACATTCTAACTCAGTTGCAACACAAAGTAGTACAAAATTACCGCAAAGTAAAACGTTTTATCGCATTACATTATATCATCGTAGGAATTTTCCTTTTTTACGGTCTGTTAAAAACTGCACCCTATAGCATACCAAACTGATTTAGCCAgactgtttttttgtgtttggttCCAATTTTGTCTAAATATATCAAGAAGACAAactaaaagaaaacaatttttgttcATATCACTGCTTGATTTGCTTAGATCCATACAGGTTTGGCCTTGAGCTACTGTACGTAAGCCTTAAATGGAAATTGCGCCCTATATCATCTTTGTGGTGAGCTATGATTGGGTACCAATTAGAAGTCTTCAaattgcattctggttttattCATTTCACAGGGAATTTCTCAAGATACCTTTGATTTCTTCAACGTCAGATTCAATCGTAAGAGGTCGACTTTGCTCTTTCCCAACTACAGTCTCCAACAGAGACTCGTCGGCTTCCATGCAGTCACCGCTAAGTCAAAGATAATCTCAAGAGAATCCCCAGACTCTGAAGAAGATCAGAAATACACCAagagaataataaatatatcttcgGAGTTTCATCCAAAGTAAGTAACGGCTCATCTGGGGTGGTTTATAGTTAAAGTGAAGCAATAAAGAAGAATCGCTTGATGATACCAAAATTCAGGAATCCTCTAAACCTGGGGTGGGCAGCCTATGGCCCGCAaaccacatgcggcccgccagtgatttatTTGTGGCCCGTGAGAAGTCTCAAGACGAGAGAAAAAattaatctattttacatcatcacaagaaatgagctagctgcttagaatttatcggcactaatgatacTGTctggtaggcctattatcctcATTAAGTAACAACTGAACTGAATTGACATGTTTTTTTGAAAaaagattaagtacacacacctattgcttgaaagtcctcggaatcaaaggtttgaaatcaacagcaggtcgttggttaggtgcagCCCAGTCAagttttcactccttatatctagcccattcattcaaaaaggttgcccacccctggtctaaaCTGAGCCCACATCAGTGTGTCAGTATGACCAACTTTCGCACAAAAGATTCTTTCAAAGCTTACTCTATTTATGAAAGTAACTATGCAACAAAGGTCGAAAGAAATTCATACACCTCATATTAATTCTGAAAGCAAGGTCAGTGTTTTGACCGTTTTAACTTTGTTAACCAATTTGACAGTCATAAGTCAAGTCTGATTAATCCTATTGTGAAAGaacatttttttagtttttcaaaACTCCATTCAAATCAAGAAGATGATTCTTCTTTGTTTAGAAACGTGTGCCAGAAACACATGCCAACTTCCCAAGATACTGTTCCAGGTTTGCATTTTGGTTAACACCATCAAAGCAAGCATTGATAACTAAGAGACAGAGCAAGATTCTATTGCACCCATGAGACCTTAGTGCCAGATAtgaaaaagggagggggaggggcaaaaGCAACCAACCAAAGTAGAGTCAACATATGTGCAGGCTTAAGACTAGGAAGTATTTCCATGGATAAGTTAAAGTTTGCAAATTCTTTACATATTTCTGTCATGTCTGGAAGAGTTATCACTGAACTCCCTCCTtcaattttctgttttcttaaTGTTTTACATAAAATTAGCCTGTGCCACAGTTTGTAAGGATGAGTTTGTGCCGGCAAACTCACTGACGATCGAGTTCCTCCCAAACCAAATTCTGTAAAATATCCATTTGGGACACTTGACATGTCTGTAATTTTTCATTGTTGATTTTAAAACTTGTATGAAGTAAACAGAGGCTTAAACAGAGGCTAATGGTCGATGTGCCATCACTTTTCAAAATTAATTCAATCCCAATCACTAATATTTAACTATTGCTAATTCCGTTCTGGTTCTGTCTTTGTATATAGAGGAGTCCCAAGTGGCCTCTTTGGTTTCCATCAGGAGGACCTCCCGCCTCATCAAATCATTATTACATCATCAGAAATGGATGCCCTGGCAATCCACGAAGTGTCGAAACTGCCGGTCCTTGCTCTTCCAAATTCGATAGCTCATCTTCCCCAAGAGGTACAGTAAATAGAGCCGGCATTTGTCTGCTAATGAACTGATTTGATCTTTGTTTTGAAAAAGCTTGGGTGAATTTTTAAAGTAGCGTTGACGCTCAAATACAATAACGATGGATGGCATTAGTATCACTAGCCCAGTTTCAcattcaataataaaaaaaatgaagttaTGAATCTCAGATAAATGCTTGTTGGATGTGCTTCTTTTTCATTGCCAATGTGGAACTTTTGTTTTGCCATGATTCATAGTAAAGCCAATGTCTAATGCCAAAATATCAGTCCATGAATGACACCCGTGTGTAACATTTAAGCATAGATgtgttttcaaaaatgtagaCATTTATGGCCAGTTACATGAGACTCCTAAACATGCATTCTGATTTTATTATGAGAGCAACAATACTGAATAAATATTATGTCATACCTTTACCAACATTTAATATGAGTTTCATCTCCCAATACTGATATTTGTTGTTTCCTAATGGTACATTGCTAGCTGGATAGTATATACCAATGTACAAACTTCCAACCCACCTGTATAAGTGGAGGATGCAGAGGTGTGCCCAGAACGAAGAAATGTCAACAATTTTAAATAGAAACCCTACAAAATTCCACATTAAACGCTGGAGTAAAGCTTTCAACATGACCAAATCCTGTGTGCCAGACACTTTAGTT
It encodes:
- the LOC139969718 gene encoding twinkle mtDNA helicase-like, whose protein sequence is MNHIQAVFYLEAKMSVLPHISPCPNLSYICKPLSCLTYTCPVLTRRLGYQQVCSKQLNLRMSVNVPAVHHKLFNSFQRSWNDTSGDGLSNVVVKTRRQIDCQNCILWKHKTKAWRRFSSKATPPDLDLTSKEVSMEECLVPSTSDIKTFLKKRRYDLKEGFVCFEIDCQFCNYLKDPKLRNPPQTEGKSVYVNKISGHSMCECGRIKGSWTQTKDSLSALKQRRSAYYVNVIETAIRANKQSGASTAGINTTGSALWEEAVHLSDVSRGVYEQVQEKFDIPGISQDTFDFFNVRFNRKRSTLLFPNYSLQQRLVGFHAVTAKSKIISRESPDSEEDQKYTKRIINISSEFHPKGVPSGLFGFHQEDLPPHQIIITSSEMDALAIHEVSKLPVLALPNSIAHLPQEVLPLLERFEKIILWFDNDIRSWEAAKQFSKKLNTMRCYLIRPVSTQPGPLEALRKGLKLSSILQEATPVSHKSIVTFPSLREEVLGELTHAEQVAGVKWKRYPLLTKFMKGHRKGELTIFTGPTGSGKTTFMSEYSLDLCMQGVTTLWGSFEIQNVRLAKIMLTQYSETNLEKNIKKFDQYANEFEELPLFFMAFHGSQTLNRVIEAMRHAVYVHDIEHVILDNLQFMIGLGSRQSFSDRFAMYDNSIAAFRDFATKNNCHVTIVIHPRKERETEELFTSSIFGSAKASQEADNVLILQDRRLIDPIKGKKYIQVAKNRYDGDLGIFQLHFNKDTLMMSPMKPPKQTKQKKAAEFISPDKIEQEGGDKYEIFERLMLESKSEEEIGIGE